In the genome of Streptomyces sp. P3, the window GCACCTCGTTCATCTGGATGATCGTGGTCTCGCTCAACACCAACATGGGCGTGGCCTGGCACCGCTTCCTGGCGTTCCCGAACATCTGGTTCAAGCGCGAGGCGACCGGCGGGACCGCTCTCGGCGCCCTGCAGCCGATGACGTCCGGCGGCAGGCCGATCGACTTCACCGACCCCGGCGACGACGACGTCTTCGGCGTCTCCCAGGTCGAGCAGTTCTCCTGGAAGGGCCTGCTGGACTTCTCCACCTGCACCGAGTGCGGCCGCTGTCAGTCGCAGTGCCCCGCCTGGAACACCGGCAAGCCGCTCTCCCCCAAGCTCCTCATCATGTCGCTGCGCGACCACGCGCACGCCAAGGCCCCCTACCTGCTGGCCGGCGGCGGCAAGACCATGGAGGGCGACGAGAAGGCCTCCGAGGGGCAGCTCAAGGACGTCCCCGCGGCCGCTCTCGCCGAGGCCGAGCGGCCCCTCATCGGCACCGCCGAGGAGAACGGCGTCATCGACCCCGACGTCCTGTGGTCCTGCACCACCTGCGGCGCCTGCGTCGAGCAGTGCCCCGTCGACATCGAGCACGTCGACCACATCGTCGACATGCGCCGCTACCAGGTGATGATCGAGTCCGCGTTCCCGTCCGAGGCGGGCACGATGCTCAAGAACCTGGAGAAGAAGGGCAACCCCTGGGGCCTGGCCAAGAAGCAGCGCCTGGAGTGGCTCAAGGAAGTCGACTTCGAGGTGCCGGTCGTCGGCAAGGACATCGAGGACCTCACCGAGGTCGAGTACCTGTACTGGGTCGGCTGCGCGGGAGCCCTCGAGGACCGCGCCAAGAAGACGACGAAGGCCTTCGCCGAGCTGCTGCACATCGCGGGCGTCAAGTTCGCGATCATGGGCGGCGACGAGAAGTGCACCGGTGACTCCGCCCGCCGCCTCGGCAACGAGCCCCTGTTCCAGGAGCTCGGCATGGAGAACGTCATGGCGCTGAACATGGCGTTCGGCGAGGAGACGGACGACGAGGGCAACGTGACGCCCGAGTCGAAGAAGCCGAAGTCGGCGAAGAAGATCGTCGCCACCTGCCCGCACTGCCTCAACACCATCGGCAACGAGTACCCGCAGCTCGGCGGCGACTACGAGGTCATCCACCACACCCAGCTGCTCCAGCACCTCGTCGACGAGGGCAAGCTGATCCCGGTGACCCCGGTCGAGGGCATCATCACCTACCACGACCCCTGCTACCTGGGCCGGCACAACAAGATCTACACCCCGCCGCGCGAGATCATCGCGAGCGTCCCGGGCCTGCGCAACGAGGAGATGCACCGCCACAAGGAGCGCGGCTTCTGCTGCGGCGCCGGCGGCGCGCGGATGTGGATGGAGGAGCGGATCGGCAAGCGCATCAACAACGAGCGCGTCGACGAGGCCCTCTCCCTCAACCCCGACATCGTCTCGACCGCCTGCCCGTTCTGCCTCGTCATGCTGAC includes:
- a CDS encoding (Fe-S)-binding protein, producing the protein MQLAAIIVSLVLTVVGVALLARAIGQFVRYFKLGQPLPAGARTDNPYARSVTLVKEFLGHTRMNRWGIVGFAHWFVAVGFLTLPPTLAQAFGQLFQADWTLPWIGEFLPFELYIEFIGVMTILGIAVLIVIRLLNLPSRPGRKSRFAGSKAGQAYFVEYVILTIGLAIYTLRGLEGAIHHVDHYEAAYFASYPLVLAFKGLSVPTLQTLIYFTAMVKISTSFIWMIVVSLNTNMGVAWHRFLAFPNIWFKREATGGTALGALQPMTSGGRPIDFTDPGDDDVFGVSQVEQFSWKGLLDFSTCTECGRCQSQCPAWNTGKPLSPKLLIMSLRDHAHAKAPYLLAGGGKTMEGDEKASEGQLKDVPAAALAEAERPLIGTAEENGVIDPDVLWSCTTCGACVEQCPVDIEHVDHIVDMRRYQVMIESAFPSEAGTMLKNLEKKGNPWGLAKKQRLEWLKEVDFEVPVVGKDIEDLTEVEYLYWVGCAGALEDRAKKTTKAFAELLHIAGVKFAIMGGDEKCTGDSARRLGNEPLFQELGMENVMALNMAFGEETDDEGNVTPESKKPKSAKKIVATCPHCLNTIGNEYPQLGGDYEVIHHTQLLQHLVDEGKLIPVTPVEGIITYHDPCYLGRHNKIYTPPREIIASVPGLRNEEMHRHKERGFCCGAGGARMWMEERIGKRINNERVDEALSLNPDIVSTACPFCLVMLTDSVNGKKNEGKAKESIQVVDVSQLLLESVKTPVDDEPPAGESETESEPEPQPVK